The Sphingobacteriales bacterium region ATGAATGCTGCTTTATTAGTTTTTTATCAGCATCATTTAATGTTTTTTTCAGCAATTTTTCAATTAAAGAACGGTCAATTGCTTTGCTTTCGTTTTTCATTGGTATTTCCAACACTAACTGACCTTTTCTTCCTTCGTTCGGACTAAATAATTGTGGTTGGTTGGGTTTGTCAAAGCCAATATATCCTGTTACCTCATAGCCTTTATTTTCGAACCAGGTAGTGAGGTATTCGATCAGGCTTTCCTGGCACATATAATGAACAATTTCCTTTGGTGTATAGAAAGCCCCTTTGTCTTTGTTATCTTCCAAAAGGTTTTCAAAGATATGCCCCAACATTTCGGGATCGACTGCTACTGTCTGGTCGTTGGGATCATCTTCGTAAATGGTAAAGTTGTATTGGTTGAAAAAGTCGAAAAGGTTTCTGAAAAGTTGTGCATTCAGGATAATGTTGCGGTGTTTCTTATTGTCTTCCTCAAATAAACCACCATTCAAATATGGGATGCGGCAGGTATGACCTTTTACCAGTTCAATAATGTCATCTTTTCGTTTGGTATTTAGTGTATCGAAAAACAATCTTGTGAGTATATCGTTGTAAAACAATTCGGGATTTTTGTACTGGTTAAATAAATTAGACAGGAAATTTAAATCACCCTGCCCCCACTTACTTCCGACCGGAACACCCATCCATCCTTTTTTCTGAATGAAATAAAGAAATACAATACGGCCTAATAGTTTTTTATTGAAATCGCGTATAGCTTTTTCGTCCCCATTAAAAATTGCCTGACGAATATTGGGTTTGGAAATCATAAAATTGCAAAACACATCGTATTGCTTTTTGTATTCATCAAAGAACTCTTTGGATAGCTTTTCAACTGAAAATGCATCTTTAATGTCGGAAAGAGCAATGGGATTTTGCTGCAACAAATCAAACCGGTCGGTAGCAGTACGGCAAACTTCTCCGGCACCCATCAGGTAAGTATATCTTTTGGGTTCGGTTTCAGTAACTGTTATTTCACCAAATTCATCACGTTCCCTGATTTCAGAAACAAAAGAAAACCTCCATTTCTGATCCTGAACAAAAACGATCAGGGCGCCATCCACATCATTTTTATACACATTACGAAGCAAAGACCTTAATCCCACCCTGTTCATTTCAATCCATGGTTTTGAGCTCAGATTTACCTGGTAAAATCCAATTACACGATCATCAGTTGTTGTGGAGTGCCCAAGTTCATAAGCATTCAATGCCAAATCATTTGAAGGAAGCAACAACTGAACAGGCTGCTGATGGATTACTTTTACCCTGAAAACATCTTTCATTACCTTGTACCAGTTTTCCGTAATGAAAGGTGATTCAAAAATTTTTCTAAGCTGGTTTTTATCCATTTTCCGGCATTTTATTCGGTATCAATATTTTTTTCAGGAAAAGCAGACCATTCAATCAGTTTGTTCTTTTTCTCAGGTATCTGATGGTTAGAAGCAATGTTGACGAAACCAATCTGTAAGCTCAGAGGTTTCTTCTTTGCCCGCTTCCTTGCTTTAGTTGCTCCTGCGTTTATCATTTCAAAATTCATAAAACCTTTGTTGAACACTACTAATTTTCCCGGCATGAACTCTA contains the following coding sequences:
- a CDS encoding SAM-dependent DNA methyltransferase — its product is MDKNQLRKIFESPFITENWYKVMKDVFRVKVIHQQPVQLLLPSNDLALNAYELGHSTTTDDRVIGFYQVNLSSKPWIEMNRVGLRSLLRNVYKNDVDGALIVFVQDQKWRFSFVSEIRERDEFGEITVTETEPKRYTYLMGAGEVCRTATDRFDLLQQNPIALSDIKDAFSVEKLSKEFFDEYKKQYDVFCNFMISKPNIRQAIFNGDEKAIRDFNKKLLGRIVFLYFIQKKGWMGVPVGSKWGQGDLNFLSNLFNQYKNPELFYNDILTRLFFDTLNTKRKDDIIELVKGHTCRIPYLNGGLFEEDNKKHRNIILNAQLFRNLFDFFNQYNFTIYEDDPNDQTVAVDPEMLGHIFENLLEDNKDKGAFYTPKEIVHYMCQESLIEYLTTWFENKGYEVTGYIGFDKPNQPQLFSPNEGRKGQLVLEIPMKNESKAIDRSLIEKLLKKTLNDADKKLIKQHS